The Aminivibrio pyruvatiphilus sequence GCTGTTCAACGGTACGAGCAGGGAAATGTCCCTATACACCGGCGGGAATTGGGAGTTTTCCCTGAAAACCGGGAGAGACTCCTTTACCAGGGGTTCCAGGTCGAGCTCGAAGGCATAGAGCGGAGAACACTCGATGTCCTTCTCGATGGCCGGCTTCAGCCGCAGGAGATATCCCGCAGGACGGTCCTCCCGCATGATGACGGCGGTCTGCCCCCGATGCCCGAAGGGCTCCTCACCCTGGACAAACCCGAGGGAAACGCCCCTGCTTTCAGCGATGGCGAGAATATCCCCTTTCATGGAGAAGAGATCATCGGCTCCGGCGGGACCGAAGGGAAGGCGGGGATCCCTGCCTCCGTAAACGAGGCCCGAGATGCGCTCCACTTCTTCGTGTCCGCCTCCGTCGAGGGGGAGAAATACCCTGCCGAGCTCAAAGACTCTCACGGGTGCCTTCCATCCCGCCTGGACGGTCTGCTCCACGCTCCGGATCAGTCCGGGCAGAAGGGTGGTCCTCATCTTGGACTGTTCCGCGCTCAGGGGGTTCGCCAGTTCCAGGGGGCGGGCCCTCCTGTCTTCGGGAGGAAGCCTGAGAAGCTCTACGAAGGACGGGGCAAGGAAGCTGTAGTTCACAAGCTCCACATAGCCCCTGGAGAGAAGGATGTTCCGTATGCCGCCCTTTACCCTGGTGACCTCGCCGATGTCCCCCCGGCCGTAAAGCGCCTGGGGAAGCCGGGGAGCCAGGGTTTCGTTGTAGCCCCGGATTCTTCCCACCTCTTCGATCAGGTCTTCTTCAATGGTGATGTCGGGACGCCATGAGGGGACTGAAAAGACGCGCTTTCCCTCTTCCGAGGCAACCTGCCGCAGTCCGAGCCTTTCGAGGATTGCCGAGGCGCCGTCCATGTCGCCGGTAAGAAGGATTTTCCGGAGGTTCTTTTCCGTCAGGGCAACTTCCCTCCGGGCAGGCTCCATGGAGACGGCCGCCTTGAAAACGTAGCTCGTTTCCGCAGCCCCCCACTCTTTCAGAAGAGACGCGATAAAGTTCAGGGCCGCCTCCGACAGGTTCGAGTCCACCGTCCTGGCATAGCGGAAAGCAGCTTCCGAGTTGATGCCGAGCCGCCGGGACGTCCTGCTGACACGGATGGCATCGAACGTTGCCGATTCAATGAACACGGTCCTGGTTTCCGGCAGGATATCGCTGTTTTCTCCGCCCATGACTCCCGCGAGGCC is a genomic window containing:
- the pheT gene encoding phenylalanine--tRNA ligase subunit beta; translated protein: MLISWNMLNETLSIPATLEEVAERLTLTGCEVESVERPCALVKDVQVAEIESLTSHPEKENLFVAVVRDGNGTAVVVTAAPNLSQGDRVPYGRPGSVLADGTVLGTREFGSVISEGMLLSAAELGVPEAADEFGILRLPGDSPVGGDVVKLFGLDDAVLDLSITPNRGDLLSLLGVAREVYALFPGAEWKKNPADIAPPEKTADWPVPFEGISLQDDGCSKYCLGLATGLRPVPSPLKTRIALTFLGMRPISGMVDATNIAMLTLGQPTHAFDAGRLAAPEITVRPAKPGEVITTLDGKRHSLENTDLLITSAGEAIGLAGVMGGENSDILPETRTVFIESATFDAIRVSRTSRRLGINSEAAFRYARTVDSNLSEAALNFIASLLKEWGAAETSYVFKAAVSMEPARREVALTEKNLRKILLTGDMDGASAILERLGLRQVASEEGKRVFSVPSWRPDITIEEDLIEEVGRIRGYNETLAPRLPQALYGRGDIGEVTRVKGGIRNILLSRGYVELVNYSFLAPSFVELLRLPPEDRRARPLELANPLSAEQSKMRTTLLPGLIRSVEQTVQAGWKAPVRVFELGRVFLPLDGGGHEEVERISGLVYGGRDPRLPFGPAGADDLFSMKGDILAIAESRGVSLGFVQGEEPFGHRGQTAVIMREDRPAGYLLRLKPAIEKDIECSPLYAFELDLEPLVKESLPVFRENSQFPPVYRDISLLVPLNSPMEEVTAGIRSEGGELLRRIRLFDIYSGKGIPDGYRSLAFSLAYQRNDKTLTDGEVDAVHAGVRAKMEARGYILR